In the genome of Candidatus Zixiibacteriota bacterium, one region contains:
- a CDS encoding DUF2914 domain-containing protein, producing the protein MSRRIFAALAIAILFAGVLSAQESAPATTPTATLTAEAQLCTGIDSRMPTGMADKFPPEVGKVFLWCRILGATDTTMVKHIWSYNGQEMATVDLPVKSSSYRTWSSKTILPEWTGNWSVKIVDADGATLKEMTFTVGATQ; encoded by the coding sequence ATGAGCAGAAGAATTTTTGCGGCATTGGCGATTGCCATACTTTTTGCCGGCGTCTTATCGGCGCAGGAGTCGGCTCCGGCAACAACGCCGACCGCAACCTTGACCGCCGAAGCGCAACTTTGCACCGGTATCGATTCTCGTATGCCGACCGGTATGGCTGATAAATTCCCTCCCGAGGTCGGTAAAGTCTTCCTCTGGTGCCGCATACTCGGCGCGACCGATACCACCATGGTCAAGCATATCTGGTCCTATAACGGGCAGGAGATGGCCACAGTTGACCTGCCGGTGAAAAGCTCCTCCTATCGCACCTGGAGTTCCAAAACCATTCTTCCGGAATGGACCGGCAACTGGTCGGTGAAGATTGTCGATGCCGACGGCGCCACTCTTAAAGAGATGACCTTTACGGTCGGCGCCACGCAATAG
- a CDS encoding aminotransferase class V-fold PLP-dependent enzyme has translation MEFKKIRKLFPVTDRKKGITYLNSASTGPLCRPVKDALYNYYEMTQYLEKSAIDHLAFASLDNIRQQGAHLLGARADEIGFGFSTTYGLNIAAFGLPLKKGDEVLLSDIEFPANVYPWLALRERGISVKFVKSANRCFSLDNLRKAIGKRSKVLSLSFVQFFNGFKNDLPEIGRICREHDIYFVVDGIQGCGNEPLKMSDANIDIFASGAQKWLLSPLGTGIFFIRRELQKKLRFPFASWLSVDWKLNFTDLFHYDLPFFDAARRFEMGTYPYAHLFALEKALELINSLGVRHIQRHNRAMLDELIYYLNSERRFRITSSLEEKHRSSILSFTCDNAREIHKEIVRNRIIASFREGSIRVSPHLFNNQSDIRRLIRVLQSKK, from the coding sequence TTGGAATTTAAAAAGATCAGAAAACTTTTCCCGGTGACCGATCGGAAGAAAGGAATAACTTATCTCAACTCGGCCTCGACCGGACCGCTCTGCCGTCCCGTTAAAGATGCCCTCTATAATTACTACGAAATGACCCAGTACCTCGAAAAGAGCGCCATCGACCACCTGGCTTTTGCTTCCCTCGATAACATTCGCCAGCAGGGGGCGCACTTGCTGGGGGCTCGCGCCGATGAAATCGGTTTCGGCTTCAGCACAACGTACGGGCTGAACATCGCCGCTTTCGGCTTGCCTCTGAAAAAGGGGGATGAGGTGCTTCTTTCAGATATCGAATTCCCCGCCAATGTCTATCCCTGGCTGGCTCTAAGAGAGCGGGGAATAAGTGTCAAATTCGTAAAATCGGCCAACCGCTGTTTCAGTCTTGATAACCTGAGGAAAGCAATCGGGAAGAGAAGCAAAGTTCTCTCGCTCTCCTTCGTTCAATTTTTCAACGGTTTTAAAAATGACCTCCCCGAAATCGGCAGAATCTGCCGGGAGCATGATATTTATTTTGTCGTTGACGGCATTCAGGGCTGCGGGAATGAGCCGCTGAAAATGAGCGATGCCAATATCGATATCTTTGCCTCAGGAGCGCAAAAGTGGCTTCTGTCGCCGCTGGGAACCGGTATCTTTTTTATCCGCAGGGAACTGCAGAAAAAACTGCGCTTCCCTTTTGCCTCCTGGCTTTCGGTCGACTGGAAATTGAATTTCACCGACCTCTTTCATTATGACCTTCCGTTTTTTGACGCCGCCCGCCGATTCGAGATGGGCACTTACCCTTATGCTCATCTTTTCGCTCTCGAGAAAGCGCTCGAACTTATCAATTCCCTGGGGGTGCGCCATATCCAGCGCCACAATCGTGCCATGCTTGATGAACTGATTTACTATCTGAACTCTGAGCGACGATTCCGCATAACGTCATCGCTGGAAGAGAAACATCGCTCTTCCATCCTCTCCTTTACCTGCGACAATGCCCGCGAAATTCACAAGGAGATAGTTCGCAACAGGATTATCGCTTCGTTTCGGGAGGGCTCCATTCGGGTTTCGCCTCATCTTTTTAATAACCAGTCCGATATCCGGCGTTTAATCAGGGTGCTGCAGAGCAAGAAATAA